The Nostoc sp. PCC 7524 nucleotide sequence CGTACACACAAATCTGATCACCTGATCCTGCATTGTTTTGATCCCCCCTAGCCTGAATGGAAAAATAGAATCAAACGCGATGTGCAACTTATTTTTGAAACCCCTCTCCAAACCTCTCCCCTGCAAGGAGGAGCCACTGCGTTGCGCGGGTTTCCCGCGTTGTAGCAAGTGGCGTTAGAGGCTTTGATTCTTGCTCCCCTTCCCACTCCTTCGGAGAAGCAAGCTATGTAGGGAAGGGGTTGGGGGTTAGGTTTGAGAGAAAATTGCACACAGCGTAATCAAAGTCTTTTTAAAGGAAATTTAGGGGAATCAGACGACATTTTGCATCGTGTATGGGGATGTGTGTACACCGTAGTCTGTTAAACATTTCCTCAAAGGAAGGCAAAGCTATGCAACTTACTTACCGCGCTGCTAGTTATGAACGCAACTCTACAGAAGTGAAACCAGCTGCTAGTTTACGTATTGGTTGCTATCGAGGTGCAAAAATTAACTTTTATCTGCCTACAGCAACATCTCAGGCTAAATCTCCTGTGCAACTAAAATATCGTGGTGCAACTTATACTACTTGGCGATAAATTTGGCTGAAGGCGATCGCTACTATTTTCTCAACCAAAAACACATTTAGTAGGAGCGTAAAATTCGGCACTCCTACTATTATTTTAAACATCAATTTATAAAGTATTAGGTAATAAAATGCACACATTAGCACCTATAAAACTAGCATATGATTTCTTTTTGCTAGGATTAAACCTTTATACAAATCTGATATTAGTGATAATTATGACCACCTTTCAATAGCAATAATTATTACATTTTTTTCAATTTTTGAATTTACTTCAGAAATCCCTATCACAAAATAAGTAATCAATCAATCTCAAATTTAAAAACCATACCTAGATATATACAGCTTAGGGTGGAATAATTTTTTTGCTATCTAGAGTTTATTATTCCTTGTCACGTTAAATAATTCAGGAGAGTATTATCTCAAGCATCATCGAGCAGTTTTTTAACCTATTAACTGCTGTAAATTGAAGTATCAAAAAACAACTTAAAACTGTATCAGCCGTACTGTAGTAGCAGTATCAATAACTCAGAATGACCTAGGGAAGATTAATTCAAAATTCTCAACGATCAATTCTGAATTATTGCCTATAGCTCGAAATTTAACTCATGAGATTTAAGTACGCACTATTCCGGAATTAATTAATTTTTTCTGTCAAAGGAATTATGGGTGATAGTGATATCAAATACGATGAATGATATTGTCCTGCTGATGACGGGCGTATTAGCAACAACGCAACCACCTCCGTCTATTTTGCCCAAACAGCCTGTAATTCAGCTTGACAATGGCGTGAACGGGTCTACACAAATTCAGTCAGATCAGTTAGTGTCATCTGCAAACATCACGCCACCTGAATTTATAGAGCAACATGAAAGTTCCCCAACTATTAAATTAGCTTTCAAACCCGAAAATCAAAAAACTCTGATAGAAAAAACACATCTTATTAAAGATGATTATAGCGTAGATGAGTTTAACAATTTTCAGGCTGTTAAGGTAAAATTTACTAATGAAGCGCGTTTTTTAACTGCACAAATTCGCGAAGATGTTGTTATTGCCAGAAGATTTGCTAGACCTACTAGAAGTCTACCAAATTTACGTTTTGGTAACTCAGGTACATCTGTCAGAGTCTTACAACGGTTGTTAGTGGCTAATGGTTATGCCATTAGAATAGATGGGGTTTATGGAGCATTGACAGAAAGTGCCGTTAAAGCTTTTCAAGTACAGCGAAATCTTAAGGTAGACGGTATCGTAGGCCCAAATACTTGGTCCTCGCTGACGAGATCCTCACGATAAGGGTATGGGGTATTGGAGGCAGAAGAGGAATTGGGGCAGGGGGTAAGGTATTTATCCCTGCTCCCCTGCTTCTTCCCAACCCAGTCCTACCGATACTGATGCTGTTCTAGAAGTTGTTGCGCTCTGGGTTTATAAATTAAATAGAATAAAGCCTCAAGGTAGCGTAGCAAGTCTTCACGGTTCTCCTTAGAAATAAAGTTCCAGAAGCCATAAATCCGTGCTAAAGATAACAGCTTAGTTGTGTGAATCTTCCATGTATATGTACTAAATACACGGTTAATTGCTTGCTGAGAAACTGTTTCCCAATATTGGGGATTTTGTTGACATTTAATGACAAATTCGAGAATTTTCTGGGCTGTTTCTTCTAAATCAGTGGGGTTAATGTAAAAGCCATTGATCTTATCTTGAATAATTTCTAATGGCCCACCAAATTGAGTAGCAAAGGTTGGTAAACCGGAAATCATAGCTTCGAGAATTGTCAAACCAAAGGCTTCAAATAAGGCTGGTTGGACAAAGATACCTTGATGGTCTGCTATCACCCGATAAATTTCTCCAGAATCGGTTTTTGATAACCGCACACCTAACCAGCGAATTTTGCCATGTAGATTGTACTCATCAATGATGTGGTAAAGTTTGACGATTTCATCGCGTTCTTCGTTATCGTCTGATTCTTCAACACGCAACTTACCTGCAACTAAAATTAAGTTGCAATGTTCTTGCAAGTCTTTACTGCGACCAAAGCATTCAGCTAAACCAGTGAGGTTTTTAATCCGGTCGAGACGCGCCATTGAGAATATTGGACGCTTACTAGGATCATCAAGTTTACCGAAGATTTGACTAGGATCTTCTAAAGTAAACAACATTTCGGCAATGCGATCGCGATCGCTCTCTACACGGTCTTCAGTCCGAGTGTAGGGAAAATAAGCATTTTCATTCACTCCAGGCGGTACAACGTTAAACTTGGGACTAAATAATTCAATTCCGTTCACTACATGGTACAACTCTGGCATGGAGAAGCATTTGTAGGATTCGTACTGTCCAATACTATCCGGTGTGCCGACAATTTCTTGGTAGGTGCTGCTGATGATAAAGTTAGCTGCATTCATGGCAATCAAATCAGCAGTGAATTGCAAGGAGAAATGATATTTATCGTCTAAATCTTGCCAGTAGAGGTTACTAAATAAGTATTTGGATTTTTCCAAAGCGTGGGCGATGTTGCACTGGGTAATTTTCATCCGTCGCGCCAACAAGAACGCTACCAAGTTGCCATCGGTATAGTTACCCACAATTAAATCTGGTCTCCCTTGGAATTCCGCCAGCAGTTCCCTTTCTGCATCAATGGCGAAGGTTTCTAGATAAGGCCAAAACTCAAACCGGGAAATCCAGTTTTGGGTCATGTTGGGGTTAAAATCCCGCAGAGGTACGCGCAAAATCCAGGCGTTTTCTGTACCGTGGACTTTTTCTAGCCGTTGGTTGCACAGAGTACCATCACTGTTGGGAATCAGACGAGTTAAAATAATTACTTTCGGCTGGACGTTTAACCCTTCTAAACCAGCTAGGATGGCATCTTCTTGCAGTTGCTTTTCTAAATTCTTGGCTTGGTCAAGCACATACACCACCTGACCACCAGTATCAGGACGACCTAAGACACCCTCTTGTCCAAACCAACCATGTGCTGACACCAGGATGATTCTAAAAATCATCGGGATGCGAGAAATGAAGGCTTCTAGGGTTTGGGGGTCAGGAGAGTCGATAAGTTCATCAAGAATATTTAAGGTTTCCTGGACACGTCCGGCTGTGTTACCCCAACCCGGTTCAAAACCCATCATTTGCAATTGCAAGCGGAATTGCTCGTAAGGTTCATCACTAGGTCTTTGGCTGACTACAGCTAAGGCTTTCTTGACTTGTTGGGAAAGCTGTTCCTGCGATTGAATATATTGGTTAATCAGCAGTTGCACACCGTTGTATTGGTGTAGGCGCAAGAAATTAAATAAGCTTTCCAGCCATTGTTTTGGGTCTTGAAACAGTTTACTAGATAGATAACGGTTGAGAAACTGCACACCCTTACCAATGTTTTTTGGGTCACGGATGACTGGGGAATAATCGTAAAAGGGGCCAAAATCGAGTTCTAGCAGATCACCTTCTTGGGGGTGGAATTTATTGACGAAGCGATCGCGCAGATCCAACAGTTCCTGTACAGTCATCGATTCCACATCTAAATCTGCTGTCAGTAGGTAAATTTCTTGACCAGCAATCTTGGAGCGAATAATGAAACAAGTATTTGAGTCTTCTTGAATAATTTCCTGAGTATAGTAAATGAGTTTACCTAAACGAGAATAAGCATAAAATGTGTCTGGTTTTTCGGATTTAGAGCAATATTCACGATACTCATGCAATATGTCATTACGCAACAAATATTTCTGCTCTTTGTGACGTAATTGACTGACAAAGTTACGCAAATCACTTCTTTCTTCGCTATCCAAGATTGCTTGAATCAATTCTGACATAGTAACCCCTAAATAATGATTTTGCTTCTAGGGTAGCGTAAGCTGAAAACCTAGAATTTAAACACGTATAAACGCGAAAAAACACAGATCAATATAAATACCTGTGTTTTTATAAGCTTGATCAATTCGTGTTCTTACTTACTTAGAATAACGATGAGTATGTATTATCGGCTCTAACTAAAGACAGACTACTTTTTATACTATTGATATAAATGTAGCAAATATTTGCTTATACTTATGTTTATTTTTTATACAAAGAATATAAAATAAGTCTCTTAAATAATGAGTAACCAACACCAGAAAAACAATATAGCTGTAGACAAGGCGATTAGGACATGACTAAAAGCTCAAACTCATTCATGACATGGATTTTACTATTGCAAGAG carries:
- a CDS encoding DUF4278 domain-containing protein, with protein sequence MQLTYRAASYERNSTEVKPAASLRIGCYRGAKINFYLPTATSQAKSPVQLKYRGATYTTWR
- a CDS encoding peptidoglycan-binding domain-containing protein, giving the protein MNDIVLLMTGVLATTQPPPSILPKQPVIQLDNGVNGSTQIQSDQLVSSANITPPEFIEQHESSPTIKLAFKPENQKTLIEKTHLIKDDYSVDEFNNFQAVKVKFTNEARFLTAQIREDVVIARRFARPTRSLPNLRFGNSGTSVRVLQRLLVANGYAIRIDGVYGALTESAVKAFQVQRNLKVDGIVGPNTWSSLTRSSR
- a CDS encoding sucrose synthase, translated to MSELIQAILDSEERSDLRNFVSQLRHKEQKYLLRNDILHEYREYCSKSEKPDTFYAYSRLGKLIYYTQEIIQEDSNTCFIIRSKIAGQEIYLLTADLDVESMTVQELLDLRDRFVNKFHPQEGDLLELDFGPFYDYSPVIRDPKNIGKGVQFLNRYLSSKLFQDPKQWLESLFNFLRLHQYNGVQLLINQYIQSQEQLSQQVKKALAVVSQRPSDEPYEQFRLQLQMMGFEPGWGNTAGRVQETLNILDELIDSPDPQTLEAFISRIPMIFRIILVSAHGWFGQEGVLGRPDTGGQVVYVLDQAKNLEKQLQEDAILAGLEGLNVQPKVIILTRLIPNSDGTLCNQRLEKVHGTENAWILRVPLRDFNPNMTQNWISRFEFWPYLETFAIDAERELLAEFQGRPDLIVGNYTDGNLVAFLLARRMKITQCNIAHALEKSKYLFSNLYWQDLDDKYHFSLQFTADLIAMNAANFIISSTYQEIVGTPDSIGQYESYKCFSMPELYHVVNGIELFSPKFNVVPPGVNENAYFPYTRTEDRVESDRDRIAEMLFTLEDPSQIFGKLDDPSKRPIFSMARLDRIKNLTGLAECFGRSKDLQEHCNLILVAGKLRVEESDDNEERDEIVKLYHIIDEYNLHGKIRWLGVRLSKTDSGEIYRVIADHQGIFVQPALFEAFGLTILEAMISGLPTFATQFGGPLEIIQDKINGFYINPTDLEETAQKILEFVIKCQQNPQYWETVSQQAINRVFSTYTWKIHTTKLLSLARIYGFWNFISKENREDLLRYLEALFYLIYKPRAQQLLEQHQYR